From the Candidatus Hydrogenedens sp. genome, the window CGGATATTGCCCGAGAAGCAACACAGGAAGTGTTTATAAAAGTATGGAAAAGTATAAATACCTGTGCGGATGGAACTTATTTTGTTTCCTGGCTCATGACGATAGCCAGAAACCATTGTATAGACATTTTAAGGAAAGAGAAAAATCGTAAAGAACGAGAAATTTCTATAGAAACTTTTGAAAATTCAGATAACCTCTTCCCAAACACCTCCGATTCTTCAAGTATAGATAATAATATCGAATACGAATACTTAAATATTCTCGTTAAACAACTTCCGGAACCCCAGCGTATTGTATTACAAAAAAGATTGGAAGGCTGGAGTGTTCAGGAAATAGCGGATAAATTAAACTGCCCGTTAGGCACTGTTTTAAGTAGATTTTCTTTAGCCAAAAGAAAGATTTATGAGCAGATGAAAAAAATGAATATATCCTTTAAGGAACTTTAATACATAAGGATTAGTGACAAATCACAGGAAAAGAGATATGAAAGACATCAAGATTTTAGGATTATTTGAGGACAATAAAAGGTTAATCAACTGTCCTCAATTTGAAACTGTAGTGGAACAAATTGAATTATCTCAGGGAAAACCTACGCAGGAAGTATTAGCCCACATTCAGAAATGTTCCGATTGTAACGATTATTTCTCTTTTTGGCAGGAAATGGAACAGGTTATTGCCTGGCACAATTCCCAAACAGGTAAAGAAATGATAACGGAATGGGAACAGGTACAATCCATTCATAAAATCAAACAGCGCATTAAAAAAGAACAACACCAAAAAAAATTACTTCTCTGGAGTGTTTTAAGTATTGCTGCTGGAATTCTATTTCTTATGTTAGCTCTTTTTTATTTCATTCCTGCCACGCAGGCTCCTTCCGTTCAAGCAGTAGAACAGCCTGCTCCAACCCAATTACCCTCTTCAGGTTATTCCGGCAATTCTATTCCTTATAATACGGCACCTGCAATAAGAACTTTAGATAAAGACATGTGAGAATTTATTCAAGATTTATAATAAATGTTCGGTCTTCCGTTAGTCCTTGTACCGATTCTCTTCCCGGAATCAATGATTGTTGAGCAAAATTTGTATTGGATAAACCAAAAGTATGGACTTCTATCTTATGGGTATGCACGGAAAACTTTCGAAATTCGATAGGATATTCACACAAAGCAGATGTAGTAATCTGAACAATATTCTTAGAACGGACTACATAATTCATGTGCATGTGTCCTGAAAGAATAATACAGGGACGGGGATGCTTAACCAATAAATCCTGCACTTCTTCTGCATTTGACAAAATACCACTATCCTTATATCCTTCGAATTTACACCTGTCTGGAATCGGAAATAAAGGGGTATGGATGGAAACTACGATTGGATAATTTTTATGTTCTTTTAACTCATTTTCCAACCAATGTAAATGTTCCTTAGATAAAACCCACTGATAACCTTTATGACTTTCTTTCATATTAATAGTATGTTCCGGGTCACGAACGGCATGAACAGAAGAGTCATTCCACTTCCAGCTTACTTCCAGCATACAAAACCGCAAATTTTTATGAGTAAATGCATAAGTAAACGCACCCTCTGGAAGTTCCTTATCAAAACATTTTAATTCTCGTTCCCGAATTTGATGAGTGCTTAAATCATGGTTTCCACCTAAAAGATACAACGGTATCCCCAGCGAATTAAAGAGATTCTTTATTTTTTTAGGAATAATATCGTCTTCACAGGAACAAATATCGCCTGTAATTATGATAAAATCTGGCGAATATGCCGGAACATCCTTCAAAAAGCATTGGAATATATCGAACGATTTTGTAGTAAGAATACGATTATTCCATACTCCATCTGGGTCATAGCCCAGATGTAAATCTGAACATTGAACAAACGCCCATGGTTTCATGCAAAGATTTCCATTTCATATAATAATCTATTTTTAGTCATGAGGCCTTCTATTTAAAACCGCTAAGATTACTCCGATAATTCCCACAATCCAAAAAATCCACACCGGTTGGCTTGATAAAACTCTTAGAGATTCTGGCAAAACTCCCATAAAAATAGCCAGACCTGTACCAAAACCTAAAAGCATTAATAAAACGGCAATAATTGTCATCCGTCTTCCTCCTTAATAAATATCTTCATTTAGAAATTAATAAACATTATAAAATACAATATTTCTAAGTGCAACATATAATTATAATCACAATAAGAAACGATAGTTAAAAGGAATTTTTATAAAGGTTAACTTCATTTGGGTAAAAACGATAAGAAAATAAAAGAATTAGAAGAACAAATAAGACAGTTAACTCAACAACTGGAATCTTTAATTCGCGAAAAAGATATAAACAATCATACAGGCAATGTTTCTGAATATTCAGAGGCAGAATTCCAACAACAAACTTCCCCTATAACACCCTCTATATCCGAAACAACCCAACCTTCTCCTTACAACCCCTTATTGTCCCGAGTTAAATCTGCAATGAAAATAAACTCGAAAGAGGATTTGGAGCAGAAAATAGGTTCTGTCTGGGCAAGTCGAATAGGTGCTTTGTTAGTCATGACGGCTGTGGTTCTGGGTGCAAGAACTACTTTTTACTCTGCCGGTATAGGAATACGAGAAAAAATAATCATAGGTTATACCTTTTCAATTATGCTTATTCTGGGGGAATGGCTGAGTCGCCGAAAAAACATCTTTTCTGAAGTTATCCTGAGTTGTGGATTAACGGGGCTCTATTTTACAACTTACGCCGGGTTATTTATAGAACAAACACATCTATTTCCTTTTTTCCACAAAAGTTATTATTCTCTCCTCATAGGCTTTCCTATACTTTTACTCTGTCTATTTCCTCTTATTTATATTGCTCATAAGAGAAAAAGTTCTACCATTGCCGGGATTGGTCTTTTTCTAACTTATTACACAGTGGCTTTGAGTTGCTATAACGAGCCGAATATAAGAACGCTTTCTTATGCATTACTCACCAGTATAACCATAGCATTTATTACCTTTGTATTCCACCTAATTCATAACTGGTTTTTCCTCTCCTGGACAGGGATTATTGCATCATACGCAACTTATCTTTATGTTTTTCTTTATTTAAATCCTCATACTTATTTTCATATCCCTGAAAAAGCCTATTTTTGGATTTCCTTTTTTTTCCTAACTACCTGTTTTCTTTTGTTTTCCATAACCTGTATTATGGATGCCCGAAAACGAGGTGAGTATCGTAAAGGGATTGCCCCTTTAGTAGGTCTTAATTCGGCTATATATTTTTGTCTTACTTTCTATGCTGTGAGAACATACTATCTACCGTATGAATATCTCTTCCGCACCGGTTTTGTTTTAATGCTTTTAACATTTACTCTCATAGCCCACTTCACAGGACCTCGCAACAACTACATCTTTCAGGTATTTATTATAAAAACAGTAATAATGATAACCCTTGCTATTCAATCGTATTTCTCGGGGGAAAAACTTTTAATAGCCCTTTCCGTTGAATGTCTGGCATTGGCATTGGCTCATAAAAGAAGTGGGTATCTTGTATATCGAGTAATGAATTTCTTCCTTCTTTGGGTCACCTTTTTCTGGGGCATCTCTTTTATTAAGGCCTCGGGAAATGTTTTCCTTATGGGCTATTTTATTCCAACAAACTGGTTTGCAATATGGGGTACATCATTATTTTTATTTGTTATAGCATGGTTCTATGAACATTTTGTTTCCATGCAACAAAATCCTGTTCCGGAGTGGAGTTATGAGATTCACATTTCCAATATCAAGTGGAAGTTTTCCCCCCTATTGATGTCGGTATTACATTCCTGCGTGGCATCATTACTTATCCTTTTACTTACCGTTGTAGATTTTATAGATGACCTTCGTCTCCCTCTTGTTTTAACTACGGAACTTCTCCTATTGTTAGGCATAGGACTTATTTCCTCAACACCCTCTATTGAGTTTAGTGGGGTTCTTTTACTGGTTTCCGCATAAGCATGTTATCTGTTTTATTTTTTTACAAGCCAACAGTCGTTGTATGAACTTCCCTATTTTCTATCTATGAGTTTTCCTCTTGCATTTATATCTTATATTGGTGCTTATGCGTGGGAGAAGTATTTAAATAGAATTCATCACCCTGAGGACGACAATATACATTTTATTCTGTCTATACTTCCTTATATTAGCAGCATACTTATTACCCTCATTGTAATCAATCAAATAACAACACCTCAGATATTTCCAGTCATCGTTTCTTTATTAGGACTTGTTATCTATGTTATTAGCACCTATACCCAACTTCCTTCTTTTTCCGTGTCCGGAATATCTTTAATTTTAACATCCGTCATATACTTTCTTATCTATCTTTCTAAAATTCCGAAGGAATATACCTCTTTGCCTATCTTTCTATTTTCGTTACTTCTTTCTCTTGTTCTCATAATTTCTGAACGCATTAAATACTACAAACAAAAGAAAATCTCCCGAACTGATTTTCCAGATACTATGATTCGCATTATGTTTTTAGGTAGTATAGTACTGATTCATTTATCCTTTGGTTTCGTTTGTATTCCCAAAAATTTTTTGATTTTTTATTGGCTTGCTACAGGTCTGGGTGTCATGTTTTTAGGGATGATTTTAAAGGAATCCCTATACCGCTGGATAGGTTTCTGTGTATTGTTCGTTACCCTCTTACGTACCTTCTTCGTTTTTCAATATATTTCATCAGAAATATATCAGATACTGAGTTTCGCCGTCTCTGCGTTGGTTTTGTTCCTTGTAGGATGGATTTATTCGAGAAATTAAACTTTTAATGAATAAAAGAATATGAACGGGAAAAAAGACAAATATTTATTGTTAGAAAAAGGGGCACGACAAATATGTAGTACCCTTCAAAAAAAAGGCTATATAGCCTATTTTGCTGGAGGTTGTGTTCGTGACCTTTTAATGGAAAGAAAACCAATTGATTATGATATTGCTACTAATGCTATTCCAGAAGAAATACACCGTCATTTCCCGAACTCTATTATGCTCTGGAAACATTTTGGTGTAGTCCGTGTTTTATTACCCGAGGGAGAATATGAAGTAACTACCTTTCGTTCTGATGGTCCTTATCTGGATGGAAGACATCCATCTTCTGTGGTATTTTCTTCACCTCAGGAAGATGCTCAACGGAGGGATTTCACTATTAATGCCTTATTTTTTGACCCATCTACAAATGAAATTATTGATTATGTAGGAGGGCAAGAGGATATTTATCAGGGGATTATTCGAACCGTTGGTAATCCTTATCATCATTTTTCTGAAGACTATCTTCGTCTTTTAAGGGCCGCACGATTTTCCGCCCGATTCAATTTCAAAATTGAAGAAAATACCCTGGAAGCGATGAAAAAACTTCATGCGGGAATACAAAAAGTATCAGCCGAACGGATACGCGATGAGTTGATAAAAATCCTTACAGAAGGCAATCCTTCCTGGGCATTTAAAATTCTTGACCAAACCGGCTTGCTTGTAGAAATTCTTCCAGAGATTTCAGCACTTAAAGGTATTGAACAGGATAAAGAATATCATCCCGAAGGAGATGTTTTATCCCACACATTCTTGACACTAAAATATTTAAAAAATCCATCCTCCGTATTAGCCATGGCTGTGCTTTTGCATGATATTGGGAAAAAACAGACCTTTACTTATACAGACCGTATCCGATTTCCAAAACACGAAGCCCTAGGTGCCCAAATGGCAAAACAAATTATGGAACGATTACGATTCTCCCGTTCGGAAATTGAAGATGTAGCCTGGTTAATAAAAAATCACATGACTTTACTTCAATACCCCCAAATGAGGGAAAGTACCCGAAAAAGATTGTTCAAAAATTCCCTGTTCCCTCTCCTTTTAGAATTGGTAAAAATTGATATTCAGTCCAGTTCAGGAGATTTGTCTTCTATAAAGTCTATAGAAAAAGATTACCAGATATTTCTACAAAATGTTCCTCAATATCAACCTTTACTTCGAGGCAAGGATTTGATTGGTTTAGGTTTCTCTCCGGGACCTCTATTTCGCACCATCTTAAATGAGGTAGAAAATGCCCAGTTTGAAGGAACTCTCAAAACACACGAAGAAGCTATTCAATTTGTTTTACAGCATTGGCAACCCTCCTGATTATTGTTTACATACTTACCAACATTTCTGGCATAAGATTTGTTAAAATGAAAGGAAAGGAAGGTTGTATGTATCCATGAATATTGCTCAGATTATAGACCATTTACAAAATAATTCTTCTTTTAAACAGAACCTGACGGCATGGAAAATCATTTCTGCGGAACCCGCAAGGTATGAGGAATTCCCGGAAGGTCTGGATGAACGGATTATTTCTGCATTAGCATATCGTGGAATCCATCGTTTATATACCCATCAGGCAGAAGCCGTCAAATCGGCCTTCCGTGGAGAAAACTTGTGTATTGTAACACCTACAGCCTCCGGAAAAACCCTTTGTTACAATCTTCCCGTATTACAATCTATTTTGGCTAATCCCAATTCACGGGCATTATATCTTTTTCCTACAAAAGCCCTTTCTCAGGACCAGGTCCATGAACTTAAAGAATTAAATGATACCCTCAAATTAGGTATTAAGACTTATACCTTTGATGGGGATACGCCTACTACAGCCCGACAAGCCATACGCAGTGCAGGACAAATTGTTGTAACCAATCCGGACATGCTCCACACAGGAATACTACCCCATCATACGATATGGATACATTTATTCGAAAATTTGAGGTATGTTGTGATTGATGAAATTCATTATTACCGGGGTGTTTTAGGAAGTCATTTAACAAATATCCTGAGAAGGCTTAAACGAATCGCAAATTTTTACAATTCCAAACCTCAATTTATTTGTTGTAGTGCTACCATTGCCAATCCGAAAGAACTGGCAGAAAAATTAATAGAAGAACCGGTAACCCTGATTGACCGCAATGGAGCTCCTCGAAGTGAAAAACATTTTCTTTTTTACAATCCTCCTGTCATTGATGCTGAACTGGGAATTCGCAAATCTTCTACCAAAGAGGTTACCCGAATTGCATCCCAATTGATTTCTAAGGATATTCAAACCATTATCTTCGCTCGAAGTAGACTTCAGGTAGAAATTGTTACCACCTATCTTAAAGACACCGCTCGCCGAATGAATATTAATGACCAACGTGTTTGCGGCTATCGTGGAGGTTATCTTCCCACGGAGCGAAGGGCTATTGAAGAAGGCTTGAGAAAAGGAGAAATATTGTCCGTAATAAGTACAAATGCACTGGAATTAGGAATTGATATTGGTTCTCTGGATGCTTGTATTATGTTGGGTTATTCTGGAAGCATTTCCAGCACTTGGCAACAGGCTGGAAGAGCAGGTAGAAGACAGGGAATATCCCTGGTTATCCTGGTGGCATCCAGTTCCCCCTTAGACCAATTTATTATCACTCACCCAGAATATTTCTTCGGGCAAAATGCAGAAACAGCCACATTGGACCCTAACAATCTGTATATTTTAACCAGCCATTTAAAATGTTCTGCTTTTGAACTTCCTTTTGTTGAAGGGGAAACTTTTGGTATTGATTCTCATTCCACTCAAACAATTTTAGAATATCTGCAAGAGCAACGGATACTCCATAAAGTAAGAGAACAATGGCACTGGAGTGCGGAGTCGTATCCTGCGCAGGATATTAGCCTTCGGACAGCCGCTCCGGGAAATGTAGTTATCCTCGACAGCCAGAATCATGGGCGGGTTATTGGTGAAGTAGATTATTTTTCAGCCCCTTCTGAAATCTATGAAAATGCCATCTATATGCACCAAAGTGAAACCTATACCATTGAACACCTCGACATGGAAGACCGAAAAGCATACGCTCGTGCTGTAGAAACAGATTATTATACCGATGCAGAATTAAAGGTAGATTTAGGAATTCTGAATATTTGTGAACAAAAGGAAGAACCTTTGCATAGCCGGGTATGGGGAGAAATAAAGGTTACATGGTTGCCCACCATATACAAAAAAATAAAATTTGGGACACATGAAAATGTTGGCTGGGGAGAAATCCATCTTCCGGAACAAACAATGCATACTTTAGGATACTGGATGGAACTGTCTGATGCTCTAATTCAACAGGCGAAAATACCTATAGAAAATCTTGGTGATGCATTAGTATCTCTGGTAAACGCATTACGGCAGGTGGCACCTGTTCAAGTTCTCTGTGACCCTTCGGACATCCGTGCCCATGCTATCTTAAAAGCCCCTATTTCACAGAAGCCTACTCTTTTTTTATATGAACGATATCCGGGTGGAGTTGGATTTAGTGAAAAGATTTTTCATCAGCATTATGATTTAATATCGGCCGGGCTTTCTTTACTTGAAAATTGTTCCTGCAAAAACGGCTGTCCAAGCTGTGTCGGTCCTGCAATCGAGGTCGGACATATGGGAAAACAACATGCCCTGCAATTAGCACGAATTCTAATACAGAGCAAAAAAGAACAACATCGTCTTTTAAAGAATTAACAATAATGGATATGAATAAAGATATTTCGTTAGATAAATTAGCAGAGAAATTGGGATTGGTAAAAGCATCTCAACTTCCTACCCCGGAGGAACCCTCGGAAGAAAAGAAACAACATGCCACAAACCCAACTCTTTCCACAGATACTTTTTCAGAGTCATCAAAAGTTTCGGAAACTTCTTCTTTACTTCAAAAATTGCGTGAACGCCTCGGCATAACACCCGATATACCTACCTCCACCTCTGAAAAGCAATCATTTCCACCCCAAAAAAAACCTATAGGGGGAACACTTATAGGTGGAGGAACAAGTCATTGTCTTTATTTTTCTGAAATATACCCTCATCCCTATACCTATGGCGAGGTTCTTCTATCGGATGCATTAAGGTTCTCCCTACATGAGGCAAAAATATCCTCAGCGGGGAATGAAATAACCGAATTTAATCCAGAAAAAGCGTTGTTTATTGACACCGAAACAACCTCATGTTTTGGAGGAACAGGTACAGTTGCTTTTCTTGTAGGTATTGGATATTTTGTAGGTAATGACTTTCATCTGGAACAATTTTTTATGAGGGATTATGATGACGAACCTGCCCTTTTAACAGCACTGGACGAACGAATTCAAAACGCTTCTCTATTTATAGGATACAATAGTAAATGTTTTGACCTGCCGTTATTGAGAAATCGGTATCGGATGAATCGTCTTCCCTTTCATGGAGAAACGCTATCCCATTTTGATTTGATGCATGTTGCCCGAAGATTCTGGAATCGTCGTTTAAGTGACTGTTCGTTAAATACGGTAGAGCGGTTCATTCTAAATATTCGAAGGCAGGGAGATGTGCCGGGGGCTCTTATTCCTCGATTATGGCTGAATT encodes:
- a CDS encoding RNA polymerase sigma factor, whose product is MTDREIITSKEDIQDRDLVEQIKKGNEEAFDILTKRYYNMVYFTCIKKLYNPDIAREATQEVFIKVWKSINTCADGTYFVSWLMTIARNHCIDILRKEKNRKEREISIETFENSDNLFPNTSDSSSIDNNIEYEYLNILVKQLPEPQRIVLQKRLEGWSVQEIADKLNCPLGTVLSRFSLAKRKIYEQMKKMNISFKEL
- a CDS encoding metallophosphoesterase, with product MKPWAFVQCSDLHLGYDPDGVWNNRILTTKSFDIFQCFLKDVPAYSPDFIIITGDICSCEDDIIPKKIKNLFNSLGIPLYLLGGNHDLSTHQIRERELKCFDKELPEGAFTYAFTHKNLRFCMLEVSWKWNDSSVHAVRDPEHTINMKESHKGYQWVLSKEHLHWLENELKEHKNYPIVVSIHTPLFPIPDRCKFEGYKDSGILSNAEEVQDLLVKHPRPCIILSGHMHMNYVVRSKNIVQITTSALCEYPIEFRKFSVHTHKIEVHTFGLSNTNFAQQSLIPGRESVQGLTEDRTFIINLE
- a CDS encoding ribonuclease H-like domain-containing protein, with product MDMNKDISLDKLAEKLGLVKASQLPTPEEPSEEKKQHATNPTLSTDTFSESSKVSETSSLLQKLRERLGITPDIPTSTSEKQSFPPQKKPIGGTLIGGGTSHCLYFSEIYPHPYTYGEVLLSDALRFSLHEAKISSAGNEITEFNPEKALFIDTETTSCFGGTGTVAFLVGIGYFVGNDFHLEQFFMRDYDDEPALLTALDERIQNASLFIGYNSKCFDLPLLRNRYRMNRLPFHGETLSHFDLMHVARRFWNRRLSDCSLNTVERFILNIRRQGDVPGALIPRLWLNYINTGQSHWIPRILEHNQKDILSLAGLMAWLAQRVQIPKGQGFEEILDRCAFIRLQMKCGHYSDVIETAEDLLQQTDYPAIRAECWKILSEVYRKLQKIEEREQTLIQWAREEKEIVFPKIELAKLYEHQQKQLEQALYWTEQALEIEPKNTQIIKRKERLLRKISFTQNLEYPD
- a CDS encoding DEAD/DEAH box helicase; the protein is MNIAQIIDHLQNNSSFKQNLTAWKIISAEPARYEEFPEGLDERIISALAYRGIHRLYTHQAEAVKSAFRGENLCIVTPTASGKTLCYNLPVLQSILANPNSRALYLFPTKALSQDQVHELKELNDTLKLGIKTYTFDGDTPTTARQAIRSAGQIVVTNPDMLHTGILPHHTIWIHLFENLRYVVIDEIHYYRGVLGSHLTNILRRLKRIANFYNSKPQFICCSATIANPKELAEKLIEEPVTLIDRNGAPRSEKHFLFYNPPVIDAELGIRKSSTKEVTRIASQLISKDIQTIIFARSRLQVEIVTTYLKDTARRMNINDQRVCGYRGGYLPTERRAIEEGLRKGEILSVISTNALELGIDIGSLDACIMLGYSGSISSTWQQAGRAGRRQGISLVILVASSSPLDQFIITHPEYFFGQNAETATLDPNNLYILTSHLKCSAFELPFVEGETFGIDSHSTQTILEYLQEQRILHKVREQWHWSAESYPAQDISLRTAAPGNVVILDSQNHGRVIGEVDYFSAPSEIYENAIYMHQSETYTIEHLDMEDRKAYARAVETDYYTDAELKVDLGILNICEQKEEPLHSRVWGEIKVTWLPTIYKKIKFGTHENVGWGEIHLPEQTMHTLGYWMELSDALIQQAKIPIENLGDALVSLVNALRQVAPVQVLCDPSDIRAHAILKAPISQKPTLFLYERYPGGVGFSEKIFHQHYDLISAGLSLLENCSCKNGCPSCVGPAIEVGHMGKQHALQLARILIQSKKEQHRLLKN
- a CDS encoding CCA tRNA nucleotidyltransferase; the encoded protein is MNGKKDKYLLLEKGARQICSTLQKKGYIAYFAGGCVRDLLMERKPIDYDIATNAIPEEIHRHFPNSIMLWKHFGVVRVLLPEGEYEVTTFRSDGPYLDGRHPSSVVFSSPQEDAQRRDFTINALFFDPSTNEIIDYVGGQEDIYQGIIRTVGNPYHHFSEDYLRLLRAARFSARFNFKIEENTLEAMKKLHAGIQKVSAERIRDELIKILTEGNPSWAFKILDQTGLLVEILPEISALKGIEQDKEYHPEGDVLSHTFLTLKYLKNPSSVLAMAVLLHDIGKKQTFTYTDRIRFPKHEALGAQMAKQIMERLRFSRSEIEDVAWLIKNHMTLLQYPQMRESTRKRLFKNSLFPLLLELVKIDIQSSSGDLSSIKSIEKDYQIFLQNVPQYQPLLRGKDLIGLGFSPGPLFRTILNEVENAQFEGTLKTHEEAIQFVLQHWQPS